One genomic window of Medicago truncatula cultivar Jemalong A17 chromosome 1, MtrunA17r5.0-ANR, whole genome shotgun sequence includes the following:
- the LOC25485251 gene encoding chaperone protein dnaJ 50, giving the protein MDPPPAQFRWRPILAVVLILATICPSMAIYCDEDDCYDLLGVTQSANSSEIKKAYYKLSLKHHPDKNPDPESRKIFVKIANAYEILKDEATREKYDYAIAHPEEVFYNTAQYYRAYYGHKTDPRAVLVGLLLILSGFQYLNQTTRYNQAVAMVKKTPAYKNKLRALELERSGGITNKKKGQKNKDRKVEEDLSKVEEELDLQITGTERPSIWKLIGVRFILLPYTLGKLLLWSGCWFWTYKVKKCPYSWDDASYLTQRSLGLPDDRWRGIDEASKEDLVLRCLWKKANMESYMTEMRKESKRRR; this is encoded by the exons ATGGATCCGCCGCCGGCACAATTCCGGTGGCGCCCAATTCTCGCGGTGGTTCTCATTTTAGCCACCATTTGTCCTTCTATGGCTATCTACTGCGACGAAGACGATTGCTATGATCTTCTTGG GGTTACTCAGAGTGCTAATTCTTCTGAAATCAAGAAAGCTTATTACAAACTCTCCTTGAAACA TCATCCAGATAAAAATCCTGATCCAGAATCGCGAaagatttttgttaaaattgccAATGCTTATGAG ATTTTGAAGGATGAAGCTACACGAGAAAAATACGATTATGCAATTGCACATCCAGAGGAG GTGTTTTACAATACTGCACAATACTATCGAGCGTACTATGGTCACAAGACG GATCCTCGTGCTGTATTGGTTGGccttcttcttattctttctGGTTTCCAATATCTAAATCAAACGACAAGGTATAATCAG GCTGTGGCCATGGTGAAGAAGACACctgcttataaaaataaactaagggCGTTGGAGCTTGAGCGCAGTGGTGGGATTACAAATAAGAAGAAGGGTCAAAAGAATAAGGACAG AAAAGTGGAGGAAGACCTCAGTAAAGTGGAGGAAGAACTTGATCTGCAGATAACAGGAACTGAAAGGCCCTCCATATGGAAACTTATTGGTGTCCGCTTCATTCTTTTACCTTATACTTTAGGAAAG CTGCTGCTATGGTCTGGCTGTTGGTTTTGGACATACAAGGTGAAAAAGTGCCCTTATTCTTGGGACGATGCTTCTTATCTGACACAAAGGTCCCTTGGTCTTCCTGACGACAGATGGAGAGGTATAG ATGAAGCATCAAAGGAAGATCTTGTGCTAAGATGCTTATGGAAGAAAGCAAATATGGAGAGCTACATGACAGAGATGCGGAAAGAATCAAAGCGCAGAAGATAG
- the LOC25485250 gene encoding chitinase-like protein 1 — MEKQNTVVLLITLVILITAATTTVKSEDESKTKLLVKYSHGKKYCDKGWECKGWSIYCCNLTITDYLQTYQFENLFSKRNSPIAHAVGFWDYHSFITAAAVFEPLGFGTTGNKTLKMMEIAAFLGHVGSKTSCGYGAADGGPLAWGLCYNHEMSPSQSYCDDYFKFTYPCTPGAEYYGRGAIPIYWNYNYGAAGEALKVNLLDHPEYIEQNATLAFQAAIWRWMTPIKKSQPSAHDAFIGNWKPSKNDTMEKRIRGFGSTMNILYGEGVCGKGDVDSMNTIISHYLHYLDLLGVGREQAGSYDVLTCAEQVPFNPNKAASS; from the exons ATGGAGAAACAAAACACCGTCGTTTTGTTAATCACATTGGTTATTCTAATCACCGCCGCAACAACAACCGTAAAAAGCGAGGATgaatcaaaaacaaaactacTAGTGAAATACTCACACGGAAAGAAGTATTGTGACAAAGGTTGGGAATGTAAAGGTTGGTCGATTTATTGTTGCAATTTAACCATAACTGATTATCTTCAAACCTATCAATTCGAGAATCTGTTTTCCAAGCGAAACTCGCCCATTGCTCATGCTGTTGGGTTTTGGGATTATCACTCTTTTATAACTGCCGCGGCGGTTTTCGAGCCATTGGGTTTTGGTACCACTGGGAATAAGACTTTGAAGATGATGGAGATTGCCGCATTTCTTGGTCACGTTGGTAGCAAAACCTCTt GTGGATATGGAGCGGCAGATGGAGGACCTTTGGCGTGGGGTCTCTGTTACAATCACGAAATGAGTCCTAGCCAGTCATATTGTGATGACTATTTCAAATTCACATACCCCTGTACTCCTGGGGCTGAATACTATGGGCGTGGAGCCATTCCTATTTACTG GAACTACAATTACGGAGCTGCTGGGGAAGCTCTGAAAGTGAATTTACTTGACCATCCAGAATACATAGAGCAGAATGCAACCCTTGCTTTCCAGGCTGCAATTTGGAGATGGATGACACCAATCAAAAAGTCACAACCCTCTGCTCATGATGCCTTCATCGGCAATTGGAAGCCAAGCAAGAATGACACTATGGAGAAACGCATCCGTGGTTTCGGTTCTACAATGAACATTCTCTATGGCGAAGGTGTTTGTGGGAAGGGTGATGTTGACTCGATGAACACTATCATTTCCCATTACCTACATTATCTCGACCTTCTTGGTGTCGGTCGTGAACAAGCTGGGAGCTATGATGTCCTTACATGTGCGGAGCAGGTTCCTTTCAACCCGAACAAAGCTGCTTCGTCTTAA
- the LOC25485253 gene encoding uncharacterized protein isoform X1, which produces MKVMELAQIPELDLVSSSCEALESEQMKIGSQRILVSDHINAYQYSSEKVDSFVIDMDSFSSTINKDIINANSRTTLQRSLSRKGSQRGGDRNVSGNVTLQDKDIVPTTCSPKAALLGSCKSTVVPVGSTQNSTNPQQVHHQITVTTASNMCNTNAENKSITRRSSFGRSSSWLLDPKKVLLVFATLSSVGTLLLIFLTLSISKHNGVEH; this is translated from the exons ATGAAAGTGATGGAACTTGCTCAAATTCCTGAGTTG GATTTGGTTTCTTCTTCTTGTGAGGCTTTGGAATCAGAACAGATGAAGATAGGTTCACAGAGAATCTTGGTTTCTGATCACATAAACGCATATCAATATTCTTCTGAGAAAGTAGATAGCTTTGTGATTGATATGGactctttctcttctaccaTCAACAAAGACATAATCAATGCCAATTCAAGAACTACG TTGCAGCGGAGCCTATCCAGGAAAGGATCCCAGCGTGGGGGTGATAGAAATGTGAGTGGCAATGTCACACTTCAAGACAAGGATATTGTCCCTACTACATGTTCTCCGAAAG CGGCTCTGTTAGGATCATGCAAGTCAACGGTGGTACCAGTGGGGTCCACACAGAATTCAACAAATCCACAACAAGTACATCATCAAATTACTGTCACAACAGCTAGTAACATGTGTAACACCAACGCAGAAAACAAATCTATAACAAGAAGAAGTAGTTTTGGACGATCTTCTTCATGGCTTCTTGACCCTAAAAAAGTTCTTCTTGTGTTTGCCACATT GTCAAGTGTAGGAACATTGTTACTGATATTCTTGACTCTTAGTATCAGCAAGCATAATGGAGTGGAACATTGA
- the LOC25485247 gene encoding ubiquitin domain-containing protein 7SL RNA2 has protein sequence MDVTFMRESGESFTMEIGHSETFLEVKKKIEKHHNIPVSKQVFFFNDQLLQDDQIIWLSGLTNASAIHLHLTSDPPIRILVQLYESDSNFPLEINRSNTVLQLKHKIHEVYTHIPVNEMSVQFSSFKGDHVFNNQSLQELGVSNNSIVLVFTIKNFLEPKKAPVATLPPVPEFSTPSRKLSLNVVPMAIRGKDDFIVDDIESCAEVSELRKFLECYNSSVLPEDRRYFFIHNQSVMHEDKSFQWHGVQDGDTIELFDGHVSGT, from the coding sequence ATGGACGTGACTTTCATGAGGGAGAGTGGAGAATCTTTCACAATGGAAATTGGTCACTCTGAAACGTTCTTGgaagtgaaaaagaaaatagaaaagcaCCATAACATTCCCGTTTCAAAGCAAGTGTTCTTCTTCAATGATCAACTTCTCCAAGATGATCAAATAATCTGGCTAAGTGGCTTAACTAACGCTTCAGCCATTCACCTCCATCTCACCTCCGATCCACCAATCAGAATCCTAGTCCAACTCTACGAATCCGACTCAAATTTTCCTCTTGAAATCAACCGAAGCAACACTGTTCTGCAACTCAAACACAAGATTCATGAAGTCTACACTCATATACCAGTAAACGAAATGTCGGTGCAGTTTTCATCTTTCAAAGGTGATCATGTTTTTAATAATCAATCACTGCAAGAACTTGGAGTTTCAaacaattcaattgttcttgtGTTTACTATAAAGAACTTCCTAGAGCCAAAGAAAGCACCCGTGGCAACATTGCCGCCAGTGCCCGAATTTTCAACGCCGTCAAGGAAATTGAGTTTGAATGTGGTTCCAATGGCTATCAGGGGGAAAGATGATTTTATCGTTGATGATATAGAATCTTGTGCTGAAGTCAGTGAATTAAGGAAGTTTCTTGAATGTTACAACAGCAGTGTTCTTCCAGAAGATCGTCGTTATTTTTTCATTCACAATCAGAGTGTTATGCATGAAGATAAGTCGTTTCAGTGGCACGGGGTACAGGATGGCGACACCATTGAACTCTTTGATGGACACGTCAGTGGCACCTAA
- the LOC25485253 gene encoding uncharacterized protein isoform X2 — protein sequence MKVMELAQIPELDLVSSSCEALESEQMKIGSQRILVSDHINAYQYSSEKVDSFVIDMDSFSSTINKDIINANSRTTRSLSRKGSQRGGDRNVSGNVTLQDKDIVPTTCSPKAALLGSCKSTVVPVGSTQNSTNPQQVHHQITVTTASNMCNTNAENKSITRRSSFGRSSSWLLDPKKVLLVFATLSSVGTLLLIFLTLSISKHNGVEH from the exons ATGAAAGTGATGGAACTTGCTCAAATTCCTGAGTTG GATTTGGTTTCTTCTTCTTGTGAGGCTTTGGAATCAGAACAGATGAAGATAGGTTCACAGAGAATCTTGGTTTCTGATCACATAAACGCATATCAATATTCTTCTGAGAAAGTAGATAGCTTTGTGATTGATATGGactctttctcttctaccaTCAACAAAGACATAATCAATGCCAATTCAAGAACTACG CGGAGCCTATCCAGGAAAGGATCCCAGCGTGGGGGTGATAGAAATGTGAGTGGCAATGTCACACTTCAAGACAAGGATATTGTCCCTACTACATGTTCTCCGAAAG CGGCTCTGTTAGGATCATGCAAGTCAACGGTGGTACCAGTGGGGTCCACACAGAATTCAACAAATCCACAACAAGTACATCATCAAATTACTGTCACAACAGCTAGTAACATGTGTAACACCAACGCAGAAAACAAATCTATAACAAGAAGAAGTAGTTTTGGACGATCTTCTTCATGGCTTCTTGACCCTAAAAAAGTTCTTCTTGTGTTTGCCACATT GTCAAGTGTAGGAACATTGTTACTGATATTCTTGACTCTTAGTATCAGCAAGCATAATGGAGTGGAACATTGA
- the LOC25485252 gene encoding pyruvate, phosphate dikinase regulatory protein 1, chloroplastic yields MPISRLCPNIHPFLQIKACNGNNNDNGSKSVTGKPKVSPQLNRWSRARAIRSGRKLDRSSPRTQTIEPNNSQPTVLFAVDPDDTVSEDGSEFRAKSIYIVSDGTGWTAEHCVNAALGQFDYCLVDRGCPVSTHMFSGIDDVERLLEIIKQAVKEDALVVYTLADSSFSSAAEKACKLWGVPSTNVLGPITEAIASHLGVSPSGLPRGASGVPLSDDYFRRIEAIEFTIKQDDGASPQNLAKADIVLTGVSRTGKTPLSIYLAQKGYKVANVPIVMGVEMPRTLFQVDPKKVFGLTINHGVLQDIRKTRAKTLGFSSESRTNYSEMDYIREELEFAGRLFAQNPVWPVIDVTAKAIEETAAVVLRLFHDRKHKYTMSSISKRY; encoded by the exons ATGCCAATTTCACGATTATGTCCAAACATACATCCATTTCTACAAATCAAAGCATGCAACGgaaacaacaacgacaatggATCGAAGTCAGTTACAGGAAAACCCAAGGTCAGTCCCCAGCTGAACCGGTGGTCCAGGGCTCGTGCAATACGTTCCGGTCGAAAATTGGACCGGTCTAGTCCACGAACTCAAACCATAGAACCCAACAACTCTCAACCTACAGTCCTCTTCGCGGTCGACCCGGATGACACTGTCAGTGAAGACGGGTCAGAGTTTAGGGCTAAGTCCATATATATTGTCTCTGATGGAACCGGTTGGACCGCTGAACACTGTGTTAATGCTGCTTTGGGTCAGTTTGATTATTGCTTGGTTGATCGTGGTTGCCCTGTTAGTACTCATATGTTTTCTGGG ATTGATGATGTAGAGAGGTTATTGGAGATAATAAAGCAAGCAGTGAAGGAAGATGCACTGGTTGTGTATACTTTAGCtgattcttcattttcttcagcAGCTGAGAAGGCCTGCAAATTATGGGGTGTGCCTTCTACCAATGTACTAGGACCCATTACAGAGGCCATTGCTTCTCATCTGGGTGTGTCTCCTTCTGGCCTTCCTCGTGGTGCTTCTGGCGTTCCTCTCTCCGATGATTACTTTCGTAGGATTGAAGCTATTGAATTCACTATCAAGCAAGATGACGGGGCATCTCCACAGAATCTTGCCAAGGCTGATATTGTTCTTACCGGGGTTTCCCGAACCGGGAAGACACCTTTGTCTATTTATCTTGCTCAGAAAGGGTATAAGGTCGCCAACGTACCGATTGTGATGGGCGTGGAAATGCCTAGGACTCTCTTTCAGGTTGATCCAAAGAAGGTTTTTGGCTTGACTATAAACCATGGTGTTTTACAGGACATTAGAAAAACAAGGGCTAAAACTTTGGGTTTTAGTTCAGAATCACGGACTAATTATTCGGAGATGGATTATATTCGAGAGGAACTTGAATTTGCAGGAAGGCTCTTTGCTCAGAACCCTGTCTGGCCCGTTATTG ATGTGACTGCTAAAGCGATAGAAGAAACTGCAGCAGTTGTATTGAGGCTGTTCCATGACCGCAAGCATAAGTACACAATGTCTAGCATCTCAAAACGCTATTAG